The genomic DNA GACAGAGAGGCTGGTTATACGCTGGCACATTAACAGCAAAAAAGGCAGCACTAGGCTGCCTTTTTGTGTCTGGTTTGACGAATGGTTAGTCGTCGCTCTCGACCGCGACAAGGGTGTCGAGTGGCCAACGCGGCTGCGCTTTTACACCTAAACCCATGTGTTCGCCATTTTTAAGCCGCTGCATGCCCGCATAAGCGATCATCGCGCCATTATCGGTACAAAACTCAGGGCGAGGATAGAACACATCGCCGCCGCGCTTTTGCGTCAGCGTCTCCAGCTTTTCCCGTAAATGACGGTTGGCGCTCACGCCGCCAGCGACCACTAAGCGATTAAGACCGCATTGGTCGAGCGCACGCTTACACTTGATAGCCAGGGTATCGACCACAGCATCTTGAAACGCATAGGCAATATCAGCGCGGGTTTGTTCGTTGGTGTCATTGGCGGCAATGGTATTAGCGGCAAAGGTTTTTAACCCTGAGAAGCTAAAGTCTAAACCGGGACGGTCAGTCATCGGGCGTGGAAAGGTAAAACGGCCGTGGGTCCCGTTTTCTGCCAGTTTAGACAGCAAGGGCCCTCCCGGATAGTCAAGTCCCATCAGCTTGGCGGTTTTATCAAACGCCTCACCGGCGGCGTCATCAATTGACTCGCCAAGAATGCGGTATTGGCCAATGCCTTTTACTTCGACCAATTGTGTGTGGCCACCGGAGACTAACAGAGCGATAAACGGAAACGGTGGAGGATTGTCCTCAAGCATCGGGGCGAGAAGGTGGCCTTCCATATGGTGAACGCCCACAGCGGGGACTTGCCAAGCATAGGCCAGACTTCGACCAATGGTTGAGCCCACAAGCAGGGCACCGACCAACCCCGGACCAGCGGTATAGGCAATACCGTCAATCTGGGCGGGAGTGAGGTTTGCCTCAGCCATGGCCTCTTTAATCAGCGGCAAGGTTTTCTTAACATGATCACGCGAGGCAAGTTCAGGCACCACACCACCATAATCGGCGTGAAGCTTAACCTGGCTGTAAAGTTTATGTGACAAAAGGCCTGCGTGGTCGTCGTAGATGGCGACGCCGGTTTCGTCACAAGATGTCTCTATGCCTAGAATGCGCATCATAACCTCAGAATAACAGCCGATAGATCGAGTGCTTACAGTCATTGCCCACGTATAATGTGATGACCAAAGCGAAGAAGACAGTGTCAGCGCAGGCTGACCGTGCGCGCAATCTTACATGGCTTAGAAGTAATTCGCCAGATGCGCTTTACAATCGCCCCCTATTCGGATTAGAATTTCGCACCATTTTTAATCAAGGCTGGCCAATTGTTCGCCAGCAGTAACTGACAACCCCCGAGGTGAAAGGCACATGCCAGTAGTTAAAGTACGTGAAAACGAACCATTTGACGTAGCACTGCGTCGCTTTAAGCGCTCTTGTGAAAAAGCAGGTATTCTTTCT from Salinivibrio kushneri includes the following:
- the tsaD gene encoding tRNA (adenosine(37)-N6)-threonylcarbamoyltransferase complex transferase subunit TsaD: MRILGIETSCDETGVAIYDDHAGLLSHKLYSQVKLHADYGGVVPELASRDHVKKTLPLIKEAMAEANLTPAQIDGIAYTAGPGLVGALLVGSTIGRSLAYAWQVPAVGVHHMEGHLLAPMLEDNPPPFPFIALLVSGGHTQLVEVKGIGQYRILGESIDDAAGEAFDKTAKLMGLDYPGGPLLSKLAENGTHGRFTFPRPMTDRPGLDFSFSGLKTFAANTIAANDTNEQTRADIAYAFQDAVVDTLAIKCKRALDQCGLNRLVVAGGVSANRHLREKLETLTQKRGGDVFYPRPEFCTDNGAMIAYAGMQRLKNGEHMGLGVKAQPRWPLDTLVAVESDD